In one Microbacterium invictum genomic region, the following are encoded:
- the bla gene encoding class A beta-lactamase gives MNTIPWIRALAGALVAASVLLIAPACAPSTELPDAATPAPTPTPTPTPTSTSTSSAIDLRAELGALEATYDARVGVYALDTLTGQTVAHRADERFAYASTFKALLAGVVLYEIDDLDRVVAYGGDALVSYSPVTERYVATGLSVGELAEAAVRASDNTAANLLLDQLGGPEGFAAALARSGDEITQPERREPELNSAVPGDPRDTSTPRALVDTLRQYALGDLLADAEKQTLIDWMSGNSTGDTLIRAGAPAGWTVADKSGTGGHGTRNDIGIVWPPDGEPIVIAVLTTRGVADAATDDALVAEAAAVALAGLTEE, from the coding sequence ATGAACACCATCCCGTGGATCAGAGCCCTCGCGGGGGCGCTCGTTGCGGCATCCGTCCTTCTGATCGCGCCGGCCTGCGCGCCGTCGACGGAACTTCCGGATGCCGCGACACCGGCGCCGACGCCGACGCCAACGCCGACGCCCACGTCCACGTCCACCTCGAGCGCGATCGATCTGAGGGCCGAGCTCGGCGCACTCGAGGCGACGTACGACGCCCGCGTCGGGGTCTACGCCCTCGACACCTTGACGGGCCAGACGGTGGCGCATCGCGCCGACGAGCGGTTCGCCTACGCCTCGACCTTCAAGGCGCTGTTGGCCGGCGTGGTCCTGTACGAGATCGACGACCTCGACCGCGTCGTGGCCTACGGCGGCGATGCGCTCGTGAGCTACTCCCCCGTCACCGAGCGGTATGTGGCGACCGGCTTGAGCGTCGGCGAGCTGGCCGAAGCGGCCGTTCGCGCGAGCGACAACACCGCCGCCAACCTGCTGCTCGACCAGCTGGGCGGGCCGGAGGGATTCGCCGCCGCACTCGCGCGATCGGGCGACGAGATCACCCAGCCCGAGCGCCGCGAGCCCGAGCTGAACTCGGCCGTGCCGGGCGATCCGCGCGACACCAGCACGCCTCGCGCGCTCGTGGATACGCTGCGGCAGTACGCCCTCGGAGACCTCCTGGCCGACGCCGAGAAGCAGACGCTGATCGACTGGATGAGCGGCAACAGTACGGGCGACACCCTCATCCGCGCCGGAGCTCCCGCGGGATGGACCGTCGCCGACAAGTCGGGCACGGGCGGTCACGGCACGCGCAACGACATCGGCATCGTCTGGCCTCCGGACGGCGAGCCGATCGTCATCGCCGTCCTCACGACGCGGGGTGTCGCCGACGCCGCCACCGACGACGCGCTGGTCGCCGAGGCGGCTGCCGTCGCGCTGGCGGGCCTCACGGAGGAGTAG